TTTCCGTTGCCGGGAGCGGAGGCCGCAGCCGACGCACTGACGCGGAACTGCGACAGGGCCTCGTTCAACTGTTCGGAGAGCTTCACCATCTGCTCCACCGTGGAAGCCGTCTGGCGAGCGCCTTGCGCGGTCTGCCGGGTGATGCTGGAGATGATCTGCATGGCATTGGCCACGCCTTCGGTGCCCCGCACCTGCTGCTTGGAGGCGAGGGAAATCTCCTGCACCAGCTCCGCCGACTGGCGGACGACGCTGGAGATGGCCTCCAGGGCCTTGCCGGCCTGATCGGCCAGGCGGGCGCCGACTTCCACTTCCTTGGTGCCTTCCTCCATGACCACCACCGCCTCGTTGGTCTCAGCCTGGATGGCCTTGATGAGGGCGGCGATGTCCTTGGTGGCGGCGCGGGAGTGCTCGGCCAACTTGCGAACTTCATCGGCGACCACGGCGAAGCCGCGGCCGGCCTCGCCGGCGCGCGCCGCTTCAATGGCGGCGTTCAACGCCAGCAGGTTGGTCTGCTCGGTGATGTCGTTGATGACGTTGATGATCTCGCTGATCTCCAGCGACCGGTCGCCGAGCGACTTGATCTTTTTCGCGGTGGCCTGCACGGAAGCGCGGATGCGCTGCATGCCTTCCAGGGTGTCGCGCACCGAGCGGTTGCCCTGCTCGGCGGCGTCCAGGGCGCGGCGCGCGGCTTCGGCGCTGGCCTCGGCGTTGTTCGACACCTGCTTCATGGAGACGGTCAGCTCTTCCACGGCCGAGGAGGTGTTGGTGATCTCCTGGTCCTGCTGCGTGGCGCCGGACGCCATTTCCTCCGAGGCCACCAGGATCTGGTTGGCGCTGGCGGAAACGTCGATGGCGGCCTTGCGCACGCGCTCCAGGACGCGGGCGAAGTTATCGAGCATGAAGTTCACCGAATCCACCACGTTGCCCAGGGCGTCGTTGGTCACCTTGCCGCGCAGGGTCAGGTCGCCGCGCGAGATCTGGCTGGTGATAGTCAGGAACTCGGTCACGCTGCGCTGCAGGTTCTCCTGCGCCTCCTGGTTCTGGGAGGCGCGCGCGACCTTGTCGGCCACGCGCTGCACGTTCATGGCGATGTAGCCGAAATCGTCATCGCTCTCCAGCGCGATGCGGGTGCGGTAGTCGCCCGAGGCCAGGCGCTCGGAGAATTCCGAAAGCGTCTGCACGGGCGTGCCGATTTTGGCAGAGAGCGCCACCCACAAGCCGATGCTGGCAGCCACCGCAATGGCGAATGCGGCCAGCAACTGGAACCCGGCGGTGGACTCCATGCGGGTGAAATCCGCGATGGAGAGCCCGCCCGACTTCGAGCCGGCGCCGAACGCGAACAGCAGCACCGCGAACAGCGCGGCAAGATTCAGCGCGACCACGATTCCCAGGGCCGAACTCAAACGACCTTTCATAGCAGCCTCCAAAACAAGAACTCTGTCAGATCACCGGCACGGGAAACGCCGCCACCAGGCGGCGCAGGTCCAGGGCCAGGGCCAAACGATCCTCATGCCGCAGCATGCCGCTGCAATGCGGCACCTCGCGCGGCGCTTCCTTCACCAGCAAGGGATCGGTGGTGGTGAAGGTGCCGATCACTTCGTCGGCGGCGATGCCCAGGCGCAGGTCCTCGCGCTCCGGGTCGCCCGACTGGGCGGCCACGACCACGTGCCGCGGCGGCAGATCCGCGCGCCGCCCTTCGGTGAACGCGATATCGATCACCGGCACGATGGCGCCGCGCAGATTGAAAATCCCCATCAGGAACGGTGGCGCCAGCGGCATGCGCGTGACCGGGCCCCACTCCACCACTTCCTCCACGTCCAGCACGGAAAGGCAGAAGCGTTCGCGCCCGGCGCGGAACACGCAGAATTGACGCTCCGGCAGCCGCTCTTCCGGCAGCACGGCCTCGCCGCTTTCCGGTTCTGCGGCCAGGGGCTCGATCTGGTTTTCTTCCGGCATGTCCATCAAACGAATCTCTCCACGGTCTTGAGCAGCTCCTCGCGGCTGAAGGGCTTGCCGATGAACGCGTCGGCGCCCTGCTGCTCGGCCCAGAAGCGATCGCTGGGCGTGTTCTTCGAGGTCACCATCACCACCGGGATGCGGGCGTACTCCGCGTGATTCTTCAGCTCCCGGCAAACCTGGAAGCCGTTGCGGTTGGGCATCACCACGTCCAGCAGAATCAGCACCGGACGCTCGACCTCGATCATCTGCTCGACGCGGCTGGGCTCATGCACAGCCACCGGCCAGTAGCCGGCATCCTTCAATACCGCCTGGATCAGCCTGGCTTCCGCCTGCGAGTCGTCCACAATCAGAATCTTTCTCACGGGCACACTCTCTCGGGGGTTCCCATAGGAAAGAAAGCAATCGCGACGCCAAGGCAGGAAGAGGGGGAGGGCCGCAGGGGAGATTCTCGCTAAGGCTCACTGCAACAGTGAGTTAGGCGGAGGCACATGGTCCGTCTCACTGCACTGAGACGAGCGAGGAGGGGCGGAATCCGGTCTCAGGCTGAGACTTTTTCTCAGCGAACCTCAGCTCCGTCTCCAGCGACGTGAAGCGCTGCATGATCTCGTGCACACGCACCGCCATGGAGTGGATGGTTTCGAGCTGGTCGCGTTCGTGGCCGGAGAGCGCGCCGGGCTCGAGCAGCATGAGTTCGGCGTGGCCCAGGATGGAGGTCAGCGCGTTGTTCAGGCCGTGGCGCATCTCCAGCATGTAGCGGCCGAGCATGGCGTTGCGCTTGGCGGCGGCGGCTTCCTGCTCGGCTTCGCGCGCGCGGGCGTCGGCGTCGAGGCGGCGCAGGATCTCACCGCCCAGTTGGACGACGAAATCGGCCCAGCCGTCGTAGCCGCTCACGATGTGCAGGTGCTTGTGGCTGGAGCGCAGCGCAGCGGCGCGCGAGCCGTCCGCAGCCACGTAGATGGTGGGCGCGGGAGAAGCGGCGAGCATCTCGAGTATGAAGTCGGTGCGGTTGCCGCGCACTCGGCCCAGGATGCCCAGGGCATAGTCGCCGGCGTGCTTCTCGCACCAGGAGTCGCTGCTCATCAGGGTGAAGGCGGGCACACTGCGCTCCACCTGCCAGCGGCCCATGATGGTGTGGGCGAATTCCACCTCGTCGGAGATGATCAGGACGCTCGCGTCGCTCACTGCGCACCTCCGTCCGACAGCCGGGTGGCTTCGTCAATCACTGACTGCAGGCGCTTGGCGGTGGCGGCGAGGTTCACCGCCGCGTCGATGTTCTTCGTCTGTTTGGCCTTTTCGGTCCATTCAGACAAGCTGGTCGCTTCAGCTTGCGCCGCCGTAAGCCGGCCGTTCAGATAAAGCGGCTGGCCGGTGCGCTTAGCGCGATCCATAGCCTCGAACAACCAGGTACGCGCGGCTACGGCGCGCTGTAACGCGTCAGAAATCTCGTCGCCACCCTGAACGAAGCTCGCCACTTCCCAGGTGGAAAGCAGGACCTTGGAGCCGTTCAGCACGATGGTGGTCGCAGCGGAGCCACGCCGAGGCGACGCCAGGAGTTGCTCCGCGATGGCTTCGATGCAGGCATCCACGTCAGCAGGGCCGGCTGGCTCCTCTACTTCGGGAACGGCGGGGGAGGGCTGAACCGGCTCGACCGCAACGGCAGCCGCTTCCGCGGTCGGGTCTTCTGTTATTGGCTCTTGGGCTTTGTCTGCTTCTGCCCTAGCCTCCTCTACTTCGAGCACTTCTGCTTCAGATTCACATGCCACCGGCTCAGCCGGGACCGGAGCCGCAGGTTGAAGCGCCTTTTCCAGGCACTCCCGGATGGCCATCAACTGCTCAAACGGACGGCCGGCGGCGTAGGACGCCTGGAAGGGCTTCTTCCATTCCTGTGCCAGGCGGCGAAGGTCAGCCAGAGACTGGGTGGCAGCCAGCCCGCAGACGCTGCAGTCCACGCTCTCAACTCCGCGGGCGGCCAGCGTATCGGCAGCGACGCGGATAGCGTGCAACTCGGCCTGCATGAGCCGGAAAAATGCGCCGCGCATGAGGTAGTTGAAGCGTGTGAAGGCCACCAGTGTGAGCGGCTCGTAGTAGGCCTCGCCGAGCGCGGTCTTCCAGCGGCGGCCTTCGTCGAGCACGCCGGCGGCGAACAGTTCACTCAGCCCCGCACACTGGCGCATCCGCTCCAGAAGGTCTTCCAGCACCGGCGAGCACTCGCTGGGCTCGGCCGCAACCTCCCCCAGGACCGGCGCCAGCACCACCAGAACCTCTTCTTCACTGACATCGCGGTCGTGGAACTCTGCGGGCGCGGTGTGCACGAAGTATTGCACCAGCAGGAAATCGAGCTTGTCGCGATCGGCGTCGCTCCTCTCCACTTTGTTCAGGTGGCGGAGAATGAGCGCGCGCAGGCTCTCCTCGGTGGCCAGGGGCGAGGTCTGCAGGAACTGGCGCAACTGGTAGACCTTAACGCGCTCGTCCATCTCATCGAGCCAGCCCAGGACGTGGCTCATGGTCCGTGCGCTGACGCGCTCCGGCGCTGATTCCATTTCGGGCAGCGGCGCCAGGCCCAGCTCGAAGTAGCGCGTGAGCGCGTCGTAAATGGGATAGATGCGCCGCGCTTCACGCCATTGGGCGGCAGTCACGGCAATGGAAGTGGCAGTGGTAGTCATTTCTTGATGATCCATGTGGGCAGAGGCCGGGCGAAGCGGGCGGCTACGGCGCGCTTTCCGTTGTGATACTGCACCGCGACCACGGCGGCGTCGATGGTGAGCGAGCGGTCGGAGTTCTCCAGGCGCACCAGGTCGCCGAATTCCAGCGGCAGGTCGGAGGCGAACAGGGCCTCGCGCGGCGTGCCGAATTCGATGAGCGTCCGCTCGTGGATGGTCTCCCCCGCGGGCGTGTAACCGGTGACTTCGACCGGCAGGTGGACTCCGACGGCCTCAGGAAAGTAGCGGGCCAACTTGGCTACAAAGGGCTCGGGGGCAGACACAGCTTTGGCTTGGTTGGACACTCCGTCTCCTCAGCGCCTCGCCGCTTCGAGCGGCATGGCCGGGGCCAGAGATCAAGGTCCCGGCCCGCCTGCGCTGGAAGCGTCGCGATCTATGTTCTTCACCCGTCCCGGCCGGTCAGGACCGAGACCGCTGCGATGGCGTGAAGATTCGCACCCGACTAAGAGCAAGGGTGCGGCCAAACGGTTTCCTCAGGGATTCTTGGCTGTAAGTTATTGATTTCGGAGGAAGTCACGTCGCGGAGGACGGGGGAACTTAGGCGAGGGACCCGTCTCAGGTTGAAACGAATCTCAGGAGTAACCGAGCCATCGAACCCACCCTATCGACCTTAAGAGCGGGAGCGATAGGGGTGGGGCAGCCAGCTGCCGAGGGTCATCAGGGAAAGATCTCAATCCCAACTAGAGCGCCATGTTCATCGAGATAAACTTGGAGAATCTCGTTTCCTGTGGCAGTTCGATATGTAACTGTCTTGTGCGTGCTGTCGTCCGTAAATCTGATCCATAGGGCGTCGGACGGCTTCGTGTCGTTGAGTTTCACTCCCACCTGAAGTAGCTCGGTCAGTTGATCTAGGTCAACAATCATCAGCCACCTTCAACGTCGGGATGACAT
Above is a window of Terriglobales bacterium DNA encoding:
- a CDS encoding HAMP domain-containing methyl-accepting chemotaxis protein codes for the protein MKGRLSSALGIVVALNLAALFAVLLFAFGAGSKSGGLSIADFTRMESTAGFQLLAAFAIAVAASIGLWVALSAKIGTPVQTLSEFSERLASGDYRTRIALESDDDFGYIAMNVQRVADKVARASQNQEAQENLQRSVTEFLTITSQISRGDLTLRGKVTNDALGNVVDSVNFMLDNFARVLERVRKAAIDVSASANQILVASEEMASGATQQDQEITNTSSAVEELTVSMKQVSNNAEASAEAARRALDAAEQGNRSVRDTLEGMQRIRASVQATAKKIKSLGDRSLEISEIINVINDITEQTNLLALNAAIEAARAGEAGRGFAVVADEVRKLAEHSRAATKDIAALIKAIQAETNEAVVVMEEGTKEVEVGARLADQAGKALEAISSVVRQSAELVQEISLASKQQVRGTEGVANAMQIISSITRQTAQGARQTASTVEQMVKLSEQLNEALSQFRVSASAAASAPGNGNGNGNARAEMAVARR
- a CDS encoding chemotaxis protein CheW, translated to MDMPEENQIEPLAAEPESGEAVLPEERLPERQFCVFRAGRERFCLSVLDVEEVVEWGPVTRMPLAPPFLMGIFNLRGAIVPVIDIAFTEGRRADLPPRHVVVAAQSGDPEREDLRLGIAADEVIGTFTTTDPLLVKEAPREVPHCSGMLRHEDRLALALDLRRLVAAFPVPVI
- a CDS encoding response regulator, which produces MRKILIVDDSQAEARLIQAVLKDAGYWPVAVHEPSRVEQMIEVERPVLILLDVVMPNRNGFQVCRELKNHAEYARIPVVMVTSKNTPSDRFWAEQQGADAFIGKPFSREELLKTVERFV